The Aedes aegypti strain LVP_AGWG chromosome 3, AaegL5.0 Primary Assembly, whole genome shotgun sequence genome contains a region encoding:
- the LOC5579095 gene encoding defensin-A-like, with product MQSLTVICFLALCTGAITSAYPQEPVLADEARPFANSLFDELPEETYQAAVENFRLKRATCDLLSGFGVGDSACAAHCIARGNRGGYCNSKKVCVCRN from the exons ATGCAGTCCCTCACTGTCATTTGTTTCCTGGCTCTGTGCACCGGGGCCATTACTAGTGCCTACCCACAGGAACCGGTGCTGGCGGACGAAGCTCGCCCTTTTGCCAACTCTCTTT TCGATGAACTGCCGGAGGAAACCTATCAGGCCGCCGTGGAGAACTTCCGCCTGAAACGGGCCACCTGTGATCTGTTGAGCGGATTCGGCGTTGGTGATAGTGCTTGTGCTGCTCATTGCATTGCCCGTGGCAATCGGGGAGGCTACTGCAACTCCAAGAAGGTGTGCGTCTGCCGGAATTAA